TGCAAGACAAGGTCACGCGCTTGCGTGACCTGCTGGCACCCTTCGACGCGCCCGAGCCGCAGGTCTTCGATTCGCCCTTGCAGAACTTCCGCCTGCGCGCGGAGTTCCGCCTGTGGCGCGAAGGCGGTGATCGCCATTACGCAATGTTTTCCCAGGACGACAAGCGCACGCCGATCCTGATCGAAGCGTTTCCGATTGCCAGCCAGCGCATCAACCAGTTGATGCCGCAACTCAAGGCCGCCTGGCAAGCCAGCGCCGCCCTGAGCCACAAGCTGTTTCAGGTGGAGTTCCTCACCACCCTGGCCGGCGACGCGATGATCACCCTGTGCTATCACCGCCCGCTGGACGAGCATTGGCACACCGCCGCGAACAAGCTGGCGGCTGAGCTGAATGTGAGCATCATCGGCCGCTCCAAGGGCAAGCGCGATGTGATCGGCCAGGACTATGTGGTGGAGAAACTCGAGGTCGGTGGCCGCACCTTCAGCTACCGCCAGCCCGAAGGCGCCTTCACCCAACCCAACGGTACGGTGAACCAGAAGATGCTCAACTGGGCATACGAAGCCTTGGGCGATCGCCCCGACGATTTGCTGGAACTCTACTGCGGCAACGGCAACTTCACCCTGCCGCTGGCCACTCGCGTGCGTAACGTGCTGGCCACCGAGATCAGCAAGACCTCGGTGAACGCGGCCTTGAGCAACCTCGATGAAAACGCGATCGGTAACGTCAAGTTGGTGCGCCTCTCCGCCGAGGAACTCACCGAGGCGCTCAATGAAGTGCGCCCATTCCGCCGCTTGCACGGCATCGACCTGAAAAGCTACGAGTTTGGCAGCGTATTCGTCGACCCGCCCCGCGCCGGCATGGACCCGGACACCTGCGAACTGACCCGGCGTTTCGACAATATCCTGTACATCTCCTGCAACCCGGAGACGTTGGCCGCCAACATCGCGCAACTGCATGACACGCACCGGATTACCCAATGTGCGATGTTCGACCAGTTCCCGTGGACGCACCATATGGAATCGGGTGTGTTGCTGACCCGCCGATAAATCCGCGGCATATACCGACCCACATGTAGGAGCGAGCTTGCTCGCGAATAACGTCATTGATAACGCGGGTTGCCTGGGGAAATGCGTTGCCTGTGAGGTTTTCGCGAGCAAGCTCGCTCCTACAAAAGATGGGTGTTTATGAGCCGAGTTATCACTCATGCCGAGGGCCGGAAATACCCGGCCAACGCCCGCAAGTCCTGCTCGCTCAGCAACCCCGCGTAATACTTCAACTGAATGCGCGCCAGCAGGTACGCGTGGCGGGCATTGGCCAGGTCGCGGCGGGCAGTGAACAGTTGCTGCTCGGCGTCGAGTACATCAAGGTTGACCCGCTCGCCGCCACTGACGCTTTTCTGGGTGGCGGTGACCAGTGCCGTGGCGGAACTCACTGCCATTTCATAGGCCCGCACCTTGGCCGCGCCGCTGGTGTTGAGGTTGAATTGCTTGCGCAACTCCACCAAGGTTGCGGCGGTTTGCGCGTCCAGCTCGTATTGAGCCTGGGACAATTGGTTGGCCGCCTGACGGGTAGAGGCCGAGACCGAGCCACCGGCAAACAGCGGCAGGCTGATCTGGATGCCGACGCTGTTGGTGTCGTACTTCTGGTTGTAACTGCTTTCTGAGTCGGAACTGGTTTTGCGACTGGTCGCGTACAGGCTGACCTTGGGCAAGTGCCCGGCGCGCTTGCGCTCCACTTCATAAGAGGCCACGTCGAGCGCGTGATGCTGGGACTTGAGTTCGGGGTTGTTGGCCATGGCCAGTTCACGCCAGGTTTCGAAACGGTTGGGCTCAAGCGGCGCGATCTCGAATGCGCGGGCCAGGGGTGCCAGTTCTTCGATATGCAGCGGCTGGCCGACAATGGCTTCCAACTCACGTAAAGCGCTGTCCTGGGCATCCACGGCTTCGATCTCTTCGGCCTGGGCCAGGCTCAGGCGCGCCTGGGTTTCAAGCACATCGGTACGGGTACCCTCACCGCCTTTGAGCAGGCGGTCGTTGAGTTGCAGGCGCTCGGCAAACGTACGCTTCTGGGCACGGCTCAACTCGATGCGCTCTTGTGCCAGCAATGCCTGGCTGTAGGCGCCCAGTACCCGCACGGCCAGCTCCTGGCTCTTGCCGCGAAAGCGCTCGTCGGCCATCAACGCCTGGGCGGTGCCTTGGCGAAAACGCGCATAGGCTTCGTAATCGAGCAGCGGTTGCTGCAAGGTCAGGGCCGAGGCGTAGCTGCGGTAATTGCGGTCGCTGGTGACATTACCCACC
This genomic stretch from Pseudomonas synxantha BG33R harbors:
- the trmA gene encoding tRNA (uridine(54)-C5)-methyltransferase TrmA; translation: MTFDAASYTAQLQDKVTRLRDLLAPFDAPEPQVFDSPLQNFRLRAEFRLWREGGDRHYAMFSQDDKRTPILIEAFPIASQRINQLMPQLKAAWQASAALSHKLFQVEFLTTLAGDAMITLCYHRPLDEHWHTAANKLAAELNVSIIGRSKGKRDVIGQDYVVEKLEVGGRTFSYRQPEGAFTQPNGTVNQKMLNWAYEALGDRPDDLLELYCGNGNFTLPLATRVRNVLATEISKTSVNAALSNLDENAIGNVKLVRLSAEELTEALNEVRPFRRLHGIDLKSYEFGSVFVDPPRAGMDPDTCELTRRFDNILYISCNPETLAANIAQLHDTHRITQCAMFDQFPWTHHMESGVLLTRR
- a CDS encoding TolC family outer membrane protein; protein product: MKALLFTLCLSCTPAANALGLLDVYDLALRNDPTFQAAIQEREAGEESRVIGRAALLPNLSWSYNNSRNESEVTQSTAVGNVTSDRNYRSYASALTLQQPLLDYEAYARFRQGTAQALMADERFRGKSQELAVRVLGAYSQALLAQERIELSRAQKRTFAERLQLNDRLLKGGEGTRTDVLETQARLSLAQAEEIEAVDAQDSALRELEAIVGQPLHIEELAPLARAFEIAPLEPNRFETWRELAMANNPELKSQHHALDVASYEVERKRAGHLPKVSLYATSRKTSSDSESSYNQKYDTNSVGIQISLPLFAGGSVSASTRQAANQLSQAQYELDAQTAATLVELRKQFNLNTSGAAKVRAYEMAVSSATALVTATQKSVSGGERVNLDVLDAEQQLFTARRDLANARHAYLLARIQLKYYAGLLSEQDLRALAGYFRPSA